One Microlunatus antarcticus genomic region harbors:
- a CDS encoding putative protein N(5)-glutamine methyltransferase: MTEEELVLRLRAAGCVFAEEEAALLLEQAALVEPGSRATELERLAVAREGGLPLEQVLGWAELAGVRVAVEPGVFVPRRRTELMVAAAVSLGSAAVASTGREVVLLDLCCGSGAVAAAVGHGLRAGGAAVGVTAADVDPVAVGCARRNLPGALVLVSDLFAALPDDLRGRVDVLTANVPYVPTGAIALMPREAREHEPRRTLDGGADGLAVFRRVAAEAPGWLAPGGTLLVETSERQVPAAFAVLEQAGLVAEVRVDEDLGAVVVLGTRPPAPAEHASGGGVRPRR, encoded by the coding sequence GTGACCGAGGAGGAGCTCGTCCTCCGGCTGCGGGCGGCGGGGTGCGTGTTCGCGGAGGAGGAGGCGGCGCTGCTCCTCGAGCAGGCCGCGCTCGTGGAGCCGGGGAGCCGGGCGACCGAGCTCGAGCGCCTGGCCGTGGCGCGCGAGGGCGGGCTGCCGCTGGAGCAGGTGCTGGGCTGGGCCGAGCTCGCCGGCGTCCGCGTGGCGGTGGAGCCGGGGGTGTTCGTACCCCGGCGGCGTACGGAGCTCATGGTCGCGGCGGCGGTGTCCCTCGGCTCGGCGGCGGTCGCGTCGACCGGGCGGGAGGTCGTGCTGCTCGACCTCTGCTGCGGCTCCGGCGCCGTCGCGGCGGCCGTCGGGCACGGGCTGCGGGCGGGCGGTGCCGCGGTCGGGGTGACCGCCGCCGACGTCGACCCCGTCGCGGTCGGGTGCGCCCGGCGGAACCTGCCCGGCGCGCTGGTCCTGGTCAGCGACCTGTTCGCCGCGCTGCCGGACGACCTGCGCGGTCGCGTCGACGTCCTCACCGCGAACGTCCCGTACGTCCCCACCGGCGCGATCGCGCTGATGCCCCGCGAGGCGCGTGAGCACGAGCCGCGCCGCACGCTGGACGGCGGGGCCGACGGGCTGGCGGTGTTCCGGCGGGTGGCCGCGGAGGCCCCGGGCTGGCTGGCGCCGGGCGGGACGCTGCTGGTCGAGACCAGCGAGCGTCAGGTGCCGGCGGCGTTCGCGGTGCTGGAGCAGGCCGGGCTCGTGGCCGAGGTCCGGGTCGACGAGGACCTCGGCGCCGTCGTCGTGCTCGGGACCCGGCCTCCGGCGCCCGCCGAGCACGCGTCCGGGGGCGGGGTCCGGCCCCGACGGTAG
- the panB gene encoding 3-methyl-2-oxobutanoate hydroxymethyltransferase: MSETAGGDRAPTSARRIRLTDFVRAKREGRRWAMLTSYDQYTASIFDGAGVWALLVGDSAANNVFGYDTTLPVTVDELLPLVRAVVRSTHHAFVVGDLPFGSYEDGPSQALETSIRFMKEGGCHAVKFEGGVRVAEQIRKVTGAGIPVMGHIGFTPQSEHQLGGYRVQGRGAGAEQLLADAHAVADAGAFAVVLEMVPGDLAAQVTSELDIPTVGIGAGPGCDAQVLVWQDAMGLRQGTMARFVKQYAHVGQVLEQAAAAYVDEVTSGVFPAAEHTFLDAPPPRA; encoded by the coding sequence ATGAGCGAGACCGCCGGCGGGGACCGCGCGCCGACGTCGGCGCGGAGGATCCGCCTGACCGATTTCGTCCGGGCCAAGCGCGAAGGCCGACGCTGGGCGATGCTCACCAGCTACGACCAGTACACGGCCTCGATCTTCGACGGGGCAGGGGTCTGGGCGCTGCTCGTCGGCGACTCGGCCGCCAACAACGTCTTCGGCTACGACACCACCCTGCCGGTCACGGTCGACGAGCTGCTGCCGCTCGTCCGGGCGGTCGTCCGGTCCACGCACCACGCGTTCGTCGTCGGCGACCTGCCCTTCGGCTCGTACGAGGACGGTCCCTCCCAGGCGCTGGAGACCTCCATCCGCTTCATGAAGGAGGGCGGCTGCCACGCGGTGAAGTTCGAGGGCGGCGTCCGCGTCGCCGAGCAGATCCGCAAGGTCACGGGCGCCGGCATCCCGGTCATGGGCCACATCGGCTTCACCCCGCAGAGCGAGCACCAGCTCGGCGGCTACCGCGTCCAGGGCCGGGGCGCCGGGGCCGAGCAGCTGCTCGCCGACGCGCACGCCGTGGCCGACGCGGGCGCGTTCGCCGTCGTCCTGGAGATGGTCCCCGGCGACCTGGCGGCCCAGGTCACCTCCGAGCTCGACATCCCGACCGTGGGCATCGGCGCCGGGCCCGGCTGCGACGCCCAGGTCCTCGTCTGGCAGGACGCGATGGGGCTGCGCCAGGGCACGATGGCGCGCTTCGTCAAGCAGTACGCCCACGTCGGCCAGGTCCTCGAGCAGGCCGCGGCCGCCTACGTCGACGAGGTGACCAGCGGCGTCTTCCCGGCGGCGGAGCACACGTTCCTCGACGCACCGCCCCCACGCGCATGA
- the panC gene encoding pantoate--beta-alanine ligase produces the protein MKVARSIAELTGLRDEIPATHRVGFVATMGALHAGHATLIQQAQALSDTVVVSIFVNPLQFGPGEDYARYPRPLEADLDRCAELGVDLVFVPAVGDLYPPGRQVAVSAGTMGTVLEGAVRPTHFDGVLTVVLKLLNLVRPQVAVFGRKDAQQLACVSRMVVDLNLDVRVVGAPTVREPDGLALSSRNVFLSPADRGLALSLVDALEKAAAQSDLPSALDAAWEVLDKASLDPAFVLDYLAAVNPETFAEVGADHGGDVLLVVAAKVGAVRLIDNITLHHPEPLVPLTVPRLPTPR, from the coding sequence ATGAAGGTCGCGCGCAGCATCGCCGAGCTGACCGGGCTCCGTGACGAGATCCCCGCCACCCACCGCGTCGGCTTCGTCGCCACCATGGGCGCGCTGCACGCCGGGCACGCCACGCTGATCCAGCAGGCGCAGGCGCTGAGCGACACGGTCGTGGTGAGCATCTTCGTCAACCCGTTGCAGTTCGGGCCGGGCGAGGACTACGCCCGCTACCCCCGCCCGCTGGAGGCGGACCTGGACCGGTGCGCCGAGCTCGGGGTCGACCTCGTCTTCGTGCCGGCGGTCGGCGACCTCTACCCGCCCGGTCGCCAGGTCGCCGTCAGCGCCGGGACCATGGGCACGGTGCTCGAGGGCGCCGTACGCCCGACGCACTTCGACGGGGTCCTCACCGTGGTGCTCAAGCTGCTCAACCTCGTCCGCCCGCAGGTGGCCGTCTTCGGCCGCAAGGACGCCCAGCAGCTCGCCTGCGTGAGCCGCATGGTCGTCGACCTCAACCTCGACGTCCGCGTCGTCGGGGCGCCGACGGTCCGTGAGCCGGACGGGCTCGCGCTGTCCAGCCGCAACGTGTTCCTCAGCCCGGCCGACCGCGGCCTGGCGCTGAGCCTGGTCGACGCGCTGGAGAAGGCGGCGGCGCAGTCGGACCTCCCCTCTGCGCTCGACGCCGCCTGGGAGGTGCTCGACAAGGCGAGCCTGGACCCGGCGTTCGTCCTCGACTACCTCGCCGCGGTCAACCCGGAGACGTTCGCGGAGGTGGGCGCCGACCACGGGGGCGACGTGCTGCTCGTGGTCGCCGCCAAGGTCGGCGCGGTGCGGCTGATCGACAACATCACGCTGCACCACCCCGAGCCGCTCGTCCCGCTCACCGTCCCGCGGCTGCCCACGCCGCGCTGA
- a CDS encoding GNAT family N-acetyltransferase, translated as MEEVLTERLRLRTWTDADRPAFAAMNGDPAVMEHLPEVLDRAGSDVLMDRLRTVWAERGLGLWAVERRSDGVLLGWAGLNPMPVGTPGAGEWEIGWRLSRAAWGHGYATEAATEGLRVARERGFPRVWSMTVPANVRSIAVMRRLGLVEHSPFEHPRFPPGHRLRDHVAYVLELGPTP; from the coding sequence GTGGAGGAAGTCCTCACGGAACGTCTCCGGCTGCGGACCTGGACCGACGCCGACCGCCCCGCCTTCGCGGCGATGAACGGCGACCCGGCGGTCATGGAGCACCTGCCCGAGGTGCTGGACCGGGCGGGCAGCGACGTCCTGATGGACCGGCTCCGGACGGTCTGGGCGGAGCGCGGCCTCGGGCTCTGGGCGGTGGAGCGGCGTTCCGACGGGGTGCTGCTGGGCTGGGCCGGGCTCAACCCGATGCCGGTCGGCACGCCGGGGGCGGGGGAGTGGGAGATCGGGTGGCGGCTGTCGCGCGCGGCCTGGGGTCACGGCTACGCCACCGAGGCGGCGACCGAGGGCCTTCGCGTGGCGCGAGAACGTGGCTTCCCGCGGGTCTGGTCCATGACCGTCCCCGCGAACGTCCGTTCGATCGCCGTCATGCGCCGGCTCGGCCTGGTCGAGCACAGCCCGTTCGAGCACCCGCGGTTCCCGCCGGGCCACCGCCTGCGCGACCACGTCGCCTACGTGCTGGAGCTCGGTCCGACGCCCTGA
- a CDS encoding ASCH domain-containing protein yields MAALTGPGGTAVATFWAAFCAATGATGEPVDVYAFGDSVGMADALVDLVLTGTKRATAGARADYLEEGAVPVVGDHAVVLRGDGSPAAVLRTTDVRVGPLSSVDDAFAWDEGEGDRTRDGWLAAHRAFFRRWFAASGRPPDEDPEVVFERFALVWPPERADG; encoded by the coding sequence GTGGCAGCACTGACGGGACCCGGTGGGACGGCCGTGGCGACCTTCTGGGCCGCGTTCTGCGCGGCGACCGGGGCGACCGGCGAGCCGGTCGACGTCTACGCCTTCGGCGACTCCGTCGGCATGGCCGACGCGCTCGTGGACCTCGTGCTGACGGGGACGAAGCGGGCGACCGCGGGGGCAAGGGCCGACTACCTCGAGGAGGGCGCCGTGCCGGTCGTGGGCGACCACGCCGTGGTCCTGCGGGGGGACGGTTCGCCGGCGGCCGTCCTGCGGACCACCGACGTGCGGGTCGGGCCGCTCAGCAGCGTCGACGACGCCTTCGCCTGGGACGAGGGCGAGGGCGACCGTACGCGCGACGGCTGGCTCGCCGCGCACCGCGCGTTCTTCCGCCGCTGGTTCGCGGCGTCGGGCCGGCCGCCGGACGAGGACCCGGAGGTCGTGTTCGAGCGGTTCGCGCTGGTTTGGCCGCCCGAGCGGGCGGACGGGTGA
- a CDS encoding diacylglycerol/lipid kinase family protein: protein MTEARCAVVANPTKLNEIDSAIVRARLMEAGYAEPLWLETTPDDPGRAMTEQALADGAELVLAAGGDGTIRMVAAVMAGSDATMAIVPAGTGNLLARNLELPLDVNGAMAVAVGSDERRVDTVVLTVDGGEPDRFAVMAGTGIDAMIMDGVDERLKKFIGPGAYFISAGKALGKLPVPVHVTIDGHRHKRKAIICLIGNCGELTGNLELIPGAQPDDGLLYLYVAFPSRPSHLLKALVRLVTRRPQKDDHVRVWSGKKVEIRLEEKDSYELDGDVVGEGRVLQAEVDPGSLRIRAKAPHRSLEAAPKSA from the coding sequence ATGACCGAGGCCCGCTGCGCTGTCGTGGCGAACCCCACGAAGCTGAACGAGATCGACTCCGCCATCGTGCGCGCCCGCCTCATGGAGGCCGGCTACGCCGAGCCGCTGTGGCTGGAGACGACGCCGGACGACCCGGGCCGGGCCATGACCGAGCAGGCGCTCGCCGACGGTGCGGAGCTCGTCCTGGCGGCCGGCGGCGACGGGACCATCCGCATGGTCGCGGCCGTGATGGCCGGGTCCGACGCCACGATGGCCATCGTCCCGGCCGGCACGGGCAACCTCCTGGCCCGCAACCTCGAGCTGCCGCTCGACGTGAACGGGGCCATGGCCGTGGCCGTCGGGAGCGACGAGCGCCGCGTCGACACCGTCGTGCTCACGGTGGACGGCGGCGAGCCCGACCGCTTCGCCGTGATGGCCGGCACGGGCATCGACGCGATGATCATGGACGGCGTCGACGAACGGCTGAAGAAGTTCATCGGCCCGGGCGCGTACTTCATCTCCGCGGGCAAGGCGCTCGGCAAGCTCCCCGTCCCGGTCCACGTGACGATCGACGGGCACCGTCACAAGCGCAAGGCGATCATCTGCCTGATCGGGAACTGCGGCGAGCTGACCGGCAACCTCGAGCTCATCCCCGGCGCGCAGCCGGACGACGGCCTGCTCTACCTCTACGTCGCCTTCCCCTCCCGCCCGAGCCACCTGCTCAAGGCGCTCGTCCGGCTCGTGACCCGCCGCCCGCAGAAGGACGACCACGTCCGCGTCTGGTCGGGCAAGAAGGTCGAGATCCGCCTCGAGGAGAAGGACTCGTACGAGCTGGACGGCGACGTCGTGGGCGAGGGCCGGGTGCTGCAGGCCGAGGTCGACCCGGGCTCGCTGCGGATCAGGGCCAAGGCCCCGCATCGCAGCCTGGAGGCCGCACCGAAGAGTGCGTGA